GGAAGGGAACGACTTATCACCGACAAACACCCGCCCGCCGAGATATACTCCTCCGGCCAAGACAACAGCCCTCGCGTCGTAACGTGCTCCGTGCCGCGTCATGACTCCTGAGACGTGGCCGTGCCCAGTGAGAAGTTCTGTCGCTTCGTCCTGATTCACGTCTAGGTTCGGCTGTGTCGTGAGAAGTTTTCTGTAGTAGAGGCTGTAAGCCATCGGGTCGCACTGTGCCCGCAATGCCCTCACCGCCGCACCCTTCGAGGTATTCAGCCAGCGAACCATCAACGTGGAAGCATCCGCCGCACGTGCCTGCTCTCCTCCGAGCGCGCTGACTTCACGGACAAGATGACCCTTCGCCGGGCCGCCTATTGAGGGGTTGCAGGGCATCAGAGCTACAGCATCAACGTTGAGGCACAGCATCAGGGTACGGCAGCCGATTCGCGCGGAAGCCAGAGCAGCCTCGCATCCCGCGTGGCCTCCTCCGATTACGATAACGTCATAAGAATCATGATACATTTTCACTCCACCTTCCCCGTATAATAGCATGACAGGCTATGCCCGCTGAAAGGATTTTCGGGAGCAGTGATGAAGACTTGCCAGCCCGTTTTCGCAAGCTCGGCGTGAACAAAATCTCTGCCCTCAGCGTCAAGTTCCGCCGTAATGTCGTCCAGCAGCATAACGGGAGCTTTCCGCATTCTCTGCGCAATAAGTTTCCCCGCCGTAATCAGCAGGAACATCACGAGCCTTCTCTTCTGCCCGCGGCTCAATGCTTCGGATACAGGGCGGCCGTCAGCACACAAGGTTATTGCGAGGTCGTCATAGCTTGGCCCGTCCTGCGGCCTCAAAGCACGCAGTTCACGAGAACGGTTCTTGTGCAGGGCGTAACGCAGGTACTCATCACCCGCCCCCGCAACTTCCGGCACAAGAGACATCACGAATCTTCCCGGCGGTATCAGGCTCATTAATTGTGCGGCAACTTCACGCCGTCTCTCCATTATCCAGCCTCCGAGTTCGCAGAAGGGAATATCTGTGTGCTCGGGGGATTTGTTCTGCCGGAGAAGAGCTGTCCTGCTGCGCATGATGTAGCGGAAGTCAGCGAGCCTCTTTGCGTACGGCGGAAAGAACAGCGCGCACAACCTGTCGATGAACATTCGCCGTGAAGACGGAGAACCGTCAATGAGGCTGAGATTGCCCGTCAGGAACAGCACGGACGGAATCACTAGGCGCAGTTCCGTCGAGGTTATGGCTTTGTCGTCGCAACGGAGCGAAATTCTTGATGAGATGTTCGCCGTGATGATGCGGCTGTCCTCGCCTCCCACGCGCGCGCCCGCAAAAGCAGGCCTGCCCTCTCCGTACCACGATGGGACACTAGCCGTCCTGCTGAAAGCTCCCCAGCCTGAAAGTACGCTCATTGCTTCGAGGAGGTTTGTCTTGCCGCTTCCGTTCGGCCCGAGAATAAGATTAATGCCCGGACTCCAGTTTATCCGAAGTTCCGGGCCCGAAAAGTTCCTGTAGCCTCGCAGTACTGTAGTGTCGATCCTCAAAGCTAGAACGGTGCGTCCTGTCCTTCTCCGCCAGCGAAGGCTTCTCCGTCGTCTGCAGGAAGTTCGTCCCGTGCAGGAGGCGTGAAGTCATCTGCGTTGT
The sequence above is drawn from the Synergistaceae bacterium genome and encodes:
- a CDS encoding AAA family ATPase, giving the protein MRIDTTVLRGYRNFSGPELRINWSPGINLILGPNGSGKTNLLEAMSVLSGWGAFSRTASVPSWYGEGRPAFAGARVGGEDSRIITANISSRISLRCDDKAITSTELRLVIPSVLFLTGNLSLIDGSPSSRRMFIDRLCALFFPPYAKRLADFRYIMRSRTALLRQNKSPEHTDIPFCELGGWIMERRREVAAQLMSLIPPGRFVMSLVPEVAGAGDEYLRYALHKNRSRELRALRPQDGPSYDDLAITLCADGRPVSEALSRGQKRRLVMFLLITAGKLIAQRMRKAPVMLLDDITAELDAEGRDFVHAELAKTGWQVFITAPENPFSGHSLSCYYTGKVE